The following proteins come from a genomic window of Corynebacterium crudilactis:
- a CDS encoding acyltransferase family protein translates to MHTTSKTSSLNIANRLDWVDAIKGATILLVVAGHATNFAMPYHWYGSIPDDIMSAFRSFRMPLFFMLSGFFFLRRVEKPWFWWIKNRAYMPKVVSGGVSGWGV, encoded by the coding sequence GTGCACACCACTTCAAAAACGTCTTCATTAAATATCGCTAATCGCCTCGATTGGGTTGACGCAATTAAAGGCGCAACCATCTTACTCGTAGTTGCGGGACATGCGACGAACTTTGCCATGCCATATCATTGGTATGGAAGTATTCCCGATGATATTATGTCGGCATTTAGATCCTTCAGAATGCCGTTGTTTTTCATGTTGTCAGGGTTTTTCTTCTTGCGTAGGGTAGAAAAACCCTGGTTTTGGTGGATAAAAAATCGGGCCTATATGCCAAAAGTGGTGTCTGGCGGCGTGTCGGGGTGGGGTGTTTAG
- a CDS encoding IS1249 family transposase — protein sequence MSEIRPQCPLCAGEMKKNGKRNARTRWRCKNATCGVSEQTYRPDITAKHHFTYFHNHVTGIYPITECARLMKVSTRTVYRYFEPLWLIEIPNNPDRHRIHDQIFIDGTYTAAGCLLIASTSDHVLCWHWCKHETTHAYTQLLSKLAAPLCVVLDGGQGAQAAIKKLWPNTLIQRCLIHAQRVVRRYVTSRPRTEAGREIYNLALELTSRETVQQARKWAVDLHKYGIKHHDFLNEKTPLPPEIDRTGKRYEFTHRRVRSAYNSLTNLHKKGHLFIYLTPPKQAIDKKSWASNTNRLEGGINSQLKFIARCHRGRGGERQRKMLEWWLYNKTPLPDDPHKIARQQNWGKDQLAKVHVLTHTENHTNHETGRPALYDNAIPTEYNHSVGIRKGTIR from the coding sequence ATGTCCGAAATACGACCACAATGCCCACTATGCGCTGGGGAAATGAAGAAAAATGGGAAAAGAAACGCACGCACCCGATGGCGCTGTAAAAACGCCACCTGCGGAGTCTCCGAACAAACCTACCGACCAGATATCACTGCCAAACACCACTTCACCTACTTCCACAACCACGTCACTGGCATCTACCCAATCACCGAATGCGCCAGGCTGATGAAAGTATCCACCCGCACCGTATACCGATACTTCGAGCCACTGTGGCTTATCGAAATACCCAACAACCCCGATAGACACCGCATCCACGACCAAATCTTTATCGACGGCACCTACACCGCAGCCGGATGTCTACTCATAGCCTCAACCTCCGACCACGTCTTGTGCTGGCACTGGTGCAAACACGAAACCACCCACGCCTACACACAGCTACTCTCTAAACTCGCAGCACCCTTATGCGTGGTACTCGACGGTGGACAAGGTGCTCAAGCCGCCATCAAAAAGCTCTGGCCTAACACCTTGATCCAACGCTGCCTCATCCATGCCCAACGAGTTGTTCGCCGCTATGTCACCTCCCGGCCACGCACCGAAGCCGGACGCGAAATCTATAATCTCGCCTTAGAACTAACAAGCAGAGAAACCGTGCAACAAGCCCGAAAATGGGCCGTCGACCTCCACAAATATGGAATCAAACACCACGATTTCCTCAACGAGAAAACCCCCTTGCCCCCAGAAATAGACCGCACCGGCAAACGCTATGAATTCACCCACCGCAGAGTCCGCAGCGCCTATAACTCGCTGACTAACCTGCACAAAAAGGGACACCTATTTATCTACCTCACCCCACCAAAACAAGCGATAGACAAAAAATCTTGGGCATCAAATACCAACAGACTAGAAGGCGGCATCAACTCGCAACTGAAATTCATCGCTCGCTGCCACCGCGGACGCGGCGGGGAACGGCAAAGAAAAATGCTCGAATGGTGGCTCTACAACAAAACACCACTGCCTGACGACCCACACAAGATCGCCAGACAGCAGAACTGGGGAAAAGACCAACTCGCCAAAGTCCACGTCTTAACCCACACCGAGAACCACACCAACCACGAAACCGGAAGGCCAGCCCTCTACGACAATGCTATCCCAACCGAATACAACCACTCAGTAGGAATCAGAAAAGGAACCATCCGCTAA
- a CDS encoding lipopolysaccharide biosynthesis protein yields MKQVRNVGQAGMLLTAGSIASAIAKWYLVWLAQRIGGPETLGTYGMILAIATPIFVAAQLGLRTVFLTLRQAYPWKNYLELRFFGLVSATIALLLFLFSSPQEMFYLGLAILSFKIVDSLQDLNVARIQYANRLKVVGWISIVNAIFSIVCSTLIAITTGSFIFAIIGATGSSLVVAVVARHIALKNAYIPETLLNGKRKIVQASFPVTVAELLSTLLLYLPVFVMSLSNDLKIVGVFTGTAYVLTAANLVGASLSKILISPLKHRFKQGGISSLYNFVQKITLFLFVSCGSVSLIFIAFGGPLFETVYGSEFALTYFELSIYSIASVCIILSLVQSVALSVMNKYYAVTAAFIVACIVSLVSGLIFMEMSVDLLMVGIGMSAVGSVCRFIVLWSILFFSKFRRGNTSSSILN; encoded by the coding sequence ATGAAGCAAGTTAGAAACGTTGGTCAAGCAGGAATGCTATTGACTGCGGGAAGCATAGCAAGTGCTATTGCTAAGTGGTATTTAGTCTGGTTGGCACAGCGAATTGGGGGGCCTGAGACTCTCGGTACCTATGGAATGATTCTAGCAATCGCAACTCCTATATTCGTGGCTGCACAGTTGGGTCTTCGGACGGTCTTTTTAACTCTCAGGCAAGCTTATCCGTGGAAAAACTATTTGGAGTTAAGATTCTTCGGCTTGGTTTCTGCGACAATTGCTTTGCTTCTATTCTTGTTTTCTTCCCCACAAGAAATGTTTTATTTAGGCTTGGCAATATTAAGCTTTAAAATTGTAGATTCTTTACAAGATTTGAATGTTGCAAGAATTCAATACGCAAACCGGCTAAAGGTAGTTGGGTGGATATCCATTGTTAATGCTATTTTTTCAATTGTTTGTTCTACACTGATTGCGATAACAACTGGGTCATTTATCTTTGCAATTATCGGTGCTACAGGATCCTCTCTGGTGGTAGCAGTGGTTGCACGGCATATTGCATTAAAGAATGCCTATATTCCAGAAACGCTCCTTAATGGAAAACGTAAAATTGTTCAAGCTAGTTTCCCTGTTACGGTCGCTGAACTGTTATCCACTCTGTTGCTATATTTACCAGTTTTTGTAATGAGTTTGAGCAACGACTTGAAAATAGTCGGTGTATTCACTGGTACAGCTTATGTATTGACTGCAGCAAATCTTGTTGGAGCGAGTCTTTCAAAGATTCTTATCTCACCTTTGAAACATCGGTTCAAACAGGGGGGGATCAGTTCATTATATAATTTTGTGCAAAAAATTACATTATTTCTCTTTGTTAGCTGTGGATCTGTCTCTCTCATTTTTATTGCTTTTGGTGGCCCTTTATTTGAGACGGTTTATGGATCTGAATTTGCATTGACGTATTTTGAATTGTCGATTTATTCGATAGCCTCGGTTTGCATTATTTTGTCTCTAGTTCAGTCTGTGGCTTTGAGTGTCATGAATAAATACTATGCAGTAACCGCAGCATTTATAGTAGCGTGCATAGTTTCGTTAGTTTCGGGCCTCATCTTCATGGAAATGTCTGTTGACTTACTGATGGTGGGTATTGGTATGTCGGCGGTGGGTTCTGTTTGTAGATTTATAGTGCTTTGGAGTATTCTGTTTTTTAGTAAATTTAGGAGAGGTAACACTTCGTCTTCTATATTGAATTAG